CAGCAAATTTCTGGAGTTGCAGCTACCGCCAGCATAGGTAGCACAAACTACTGTTTGACCATTCACAACACCAGCCGTGACATAATCTAAACGATCTTCGTTATAAGCGCTTTGAAATCTGCGAGAAACTTGACTACAACGGGTGTAAGCATCGTAACCGGAATAGTCAAAATAATCAGACACCCAACGAATCACTTGGGTTTTGTATCCGGTATCGTAAGAATAGGCTACGGTAGTGGGGACATCGCCACTGTTGTCACAATAGAATCTTACACCTTCGGCGGCTTGACTAGGAGTAGCAAATGTTGCACTCAAACTGGTCAAAACTGTAGCACCGAATAGAAAACTTAGACTCTTGCGTAACATTGTTTAACTCCTAATCAATCTTTGAGATAAATCCGACTTTGCTCTGGTAGTGATATCTACATTTGGGTTTTAGCGATTTCCGGAACTTAGAAAAAATTTATTTTTTTCGATCTAGAAATTGTTAGCAATCGTAATTTCCCAAGCACAGTAATCTAGCAGTAGAATTGGATTTTACCAAGATCGATCGCTTAGTCTAAGCTGCCATCAGACGATCGACGATCGCATTACAAAGAATTGAGGAATTTGACTAAAGCTTGGCGCTCGCCTGACTGCATTTGGCGAAATTTCTCTTTAGCAGGATCAGCTTCTCCAGAATGCCACAATATTGCTTCTTCTATAGTTCTAGCTCTACCATCATGAAGATAACCAGAGTAGGGTAAGACTGTCTGGGTTAAACCCAATCCCCACAAAGGCGCGGTACGCCATTCATTCCCAGTAGCTGCAAAATCTGGTCTACCATCAGCTAAACCAGTTCCCAAATCATGAAGTAGCATATCCGTATAGGGGTAAATCGTTTGATTAGCTAAAGCCTTAATTTCATGATTTCCCGTCTTTAGTTCCTGGATGTGACAACCATTGCAATTAGCCTGAATAAATAGTTTGTGTCCCCGTTTAACTTCAGGATTGTCGGCTAGGGTACGAGCAGGTACGGCTAGGGTTTGGGTGTAGAATGTAGCTGCCTTTAAAGTTGCTGGATCTATGTCTGTAGAGCCATTAGCTTCAGGAAATAAGGGATTAGTAACTCCCATATCGTTCACATAAGCTGCGGCAGCTTGCTGAAGCAAATTGGCGGTATTGGCTTTATGACCAAAGCGACCTAAAACTAACTTTTTCTTCTCTCCATCCCAAACCAGGTTAGGACGACCAGAAATGCCATTGCGATCGCGATCTTCTGCATCAGCTAAAGCGAGGATAGTTTGGTCAGGAATTGCTTCTAATAACCCTTTTCCAAATACTGAGGGAGGAATCCGAGGCGAAGTTAGGACATTTTGGGGTAACGGTTCACCATCGGGAAGGGCAATACTAATGTTGGGCGATCGCAAGCTATACTGTGTCCCATCTCCATACTTACCTTGAGATTCTTGCCAATCAATCTTGACATTCGCTTCTGGCGCATAACCATACACCGCATGGTCTTGAATCTGAGTTCCCAATCCTGGAACTGGAGGTGCATTTCCCAAACTGACTGAAGCTTCTGGATGAGAGGCAAAAATGGTCTGCTGACGGGTATTTTTCCCCCCTGCACTCACTGGTTGCTGCTGATTTACTGGAGCATTTGCTGGTAAACTCACCCTAACTAGTAATTGTCCCTCAACAGGCATTCCCCGACCATCTCCGGTATGACAAGCCACACAAGAAGCATTATTAAACACAGGACCTAATCCAGGGTTAATGTCGGCTGGACGAGTCACGAAAGTAGCTTCAAAAGCGCGATCGCCTTCTGTATGCAAATCCAGTTGCGATGGACTCAAATTAGGTGCTGGCTGCGAATAACCCAAAGAAGTGCGGTTATTCACCGTTGTCTCTCCCCCAGCCAAGATTCCGGTTGGTAATAGTAACTCTTGTCGGTTGAAAAGGAAGGATAATCCCCAAGCCAAGAGGAAAGCTAACCCAAACAAAATTAGGTATTTCCACAACTTGCTTGATAGCGGCTTTTGACTAGGTAACTTGGGTGGAAAAAACTGGAATTGAGATGAATCCATCGTTAATGGGGAATGGGGAATGGGGAATGAGGAATGGGGAATAGGGAATAGGGAATAGGGAATGGGTTTATCAAACGCCATCGATTACGAACAAAAAAGCTTTTTAAAGCCAACTTTCGCTGTTAATGACTAATTTTCTCCGGTAAGATCTCTCATTTAATTAGGGGTAAAACTTCTTTTTCCAGAATTTCCCGAACTTCAGTAATTTCTTCTTGTGCATATTTGACGCTTGCTGTCGCTTGCGGATTATTCAAGTTTTTCTCAATCGGATCGGGTATTTTTTCTAAAGCTGCTAAGGAATCTTGAAATCCACTTTTCACCCGCTTGTCCAAATCTGGGTTAACTTCAGCGATATAAGCACTCAAACTCGCACCACTGGTATTAGCATCAGGGAACGCACCC
The sequence above is drawn from the Merismopedia glauca CCAP 1448/3 genome and encodes:
- a CDS encoding di-heme oxidoreductase family protein — translated: MAFDKPIPYSLFPIPHSSFPIPHSPLTMDSSQFQFFPPKLPSQKPLSSKLWKYLILFGLAFLLAWGLSFLFNRQELLLPTGILAGGETTVNNRTSLGYSQPAPNLSPSQLDLHTEGDRAFEATFVTRPADINPGLGPVFNNASCVACHTGDGRGMPVEGQLLVRVSLPANAPVNQQQPVSAGGKNTRQQTIFASHPEASVSLGNAPPVPGLGTQIQDHAVYGYAPEANVKIDWQESQGKYGDGTQYSLRSPNISIALPDGEPLPQNVLTSPRIPPSVFGKGLLEAIPDQTILALADAEDRDRNGISGRPNLVWDGEKKKLVLGRFGHKANTANLLQQAAAAYVNDMGVTNPLFPEANGSTDIDPATLKAATFYTQTLAVPARTLADNPEVKRGHKLFIQANCNGCHIQELKTGNHEIKALANQTIYPYTDMLLHDLGTGLADGRPDFAATGNEWRTAPLWGLGLTQTVLPYSGYLHDGRARTIEEAILWHSGEADPAKEKFRQMQSGERQALVKFLNSL
- a CDS encoding COP23 domain-containing protein, producing MLRKSLSFLFGATVLTSLSATFATPSQAAEGVRFYCDNSGDVPTTVAYSYDTGYKTQVIRWVSDYFDYSGYDAYTRCSQVSRRFQSAYNEDRLDYVTAGVVNGQTVVCATYAGGSCNSRNLLFTLKPGSNAGETLQRIFDVRDLGASALEESSGRTYINFSQVLKK